Proteins co-encoded in one Haloarcula pelagica genomic window:
- a CDS encoding class 1 fructose-bisphosphatase encodes MSKSLDSATAATDSTVTETIETIADTAPAVRTAIATHREQAGGVNPSGDTQLAADVRADELFEQRLLGIDGIATYASEERDELATADGRLHVAMDPLDGSSNLEPNSGMGTIFGIYSEQPPTHGKYLLAAGFVIYGPVTSMVVARNGRVREYIAEEDDYRLIDDDVTVPGEPTVFGFGGGVDSWTDSFEGFAEEIRRELKLRYGGAMIADINQVLSYGGLFSYPALQSRPEGKLRLQFEGQPMAYVVETAGGRSSNGNGSLLETNPDDLHERTPLYLGNADLIDRLEASL; translated from the coding sequence ATGAGCAAGTCACTCGACAGCGCGACCGCAGCGACCGACAGCACCGTCACCGAGACCATCGAGACCATCGCCGACACCGCGCCCGCGGTGCGGACTGCGATCGCGACACACCGTGAACAGGCCGGGGGCGTCAACCCCAGCGGCGACACGCAACTGGCTGCCGACGTGCGGGCCGACGAACTGTTCGAGCAACGGCTGCTCGGGATCGACGGCATCGCCACCTACGCCAGCGAGGAACGGGACGAACTCGCGACGGCCGACGGTCGCCTCCACGTCGCCATGGACCCGCTCGATGGCTCCTCGAACCTCGAACCCAACAGCGGGATGGGCACCATCTTCGGGATCTACAGCGAGCAGCCGCCGACCCACGGGAAGTACCTGCTGGCGGCCGGGTTCGTCATCTACGGGCCGGTCACCTCGATGGTCGTCGCCCGGAACGGTCGCGTCCGTGAGTACATCGCCGAGGAGGACGACTACCGGCTCATCGACGACGACGTGACCGTCCCCGGCGAGCCGACGGTCTTTGGCTTCGGCGGCGGTGTCGACTCCTGGACGGACTCCTTCGAAGGGTTCGCCGAGGAGATCCGCCGCGAACTGAAACTCCGCTACGGCGGCGCGATGATCGCCGACATCAACCAGGTCCTCTCCTATGGCGGGCTGTTCTCGTACCCCGCACTGCAGTCCCGGCCGGAGGGAAAACTCCGGCTCCAGTTCGAGGGACAGCCGATGGCGTACGTCGTCGAGACCGCCGGCGGGCGCTCCTCGAACGGGAACGGGTCGCTGCTGGAGACGAATCCCGACGACCTCCACGAGCGAACGCCGCTGTATCTCGGCAACGCCGACCTGATCGACCGGCTCGAAGCCAGTCTCTAG
- a CDS encoding DUF7111 family protein, protein MTETEAVADGITATYRETETERLLTFERDGRTAAIAQNVEGYAMLKVRPSADGDELERYYGFDMALDHAAELLDTDPHSLPVPEAARDMGM, encoded by the coding sequence ATGACCGAGACCGAAGCGGTCGCGGACGGGATCACGGCGACGTACCGCGAGACGGAGACCGAGCGGCTGCTGACCTTCGAGCGTGACGGACGGACCGCCGCCATCGCCCAGAACGTCGAGGGGTACGCGATGCTGAAGGTCCGGCCCTCGGCCGACGGCGACGAACTGGAGCGGTACTACGGGTTCGACATGGCGCTGGACCACGCCGCCGAACTGCTCGACACCGATCCCCACTCCCTGCCGGTCCCCGAGGCCGCACGCGACATGGGGATGTGA
- a CDS encoding cobalamin B12-binding domain-containing protein, with protein sequence MSVEQEHAERTIRCLVAKVGLDGHDRGAHVISRALRDAGFEVIYSGLHRSPEEVVQAAVQEDVDVVGISILSGAHNTLVPKILDGLKQYDAFDDRLILVGGIVPDDDEAELREQGVDEIFGPGASMDEMIAYIREHAPER encoded by the coding sequence ATGAGCGTCGAGCAGGAACACGCGGAGCGAACGATCCGGTGTCTGGTGGCGAAAGTGGGACTCGACGGCCACGACCGGGGCGCCCACGTCATCTCCCGGGCGCTGCGTGACGCCGGCTTCGAGGTGATCTACTCCGGACTCCACCGCTCGCCCGAGGAAGTCGTCCAGGCAGCGGTCCAGGAGGACGTTGATGTCGTCGGGATCTCGATCCTCTCGGGCGCGCACAACACACTCGTCCCGAAGATCCTCGACGGGCTCAAGCAGTACGACGCCTTCGACGACCGGCTGATCCTGGTGGGGGGTATCGTCCCCGACGACGACGAGGCAGAGTTACGCGAGCAGGGGGTCGACGAGATCTTCGGCCCCGGTGCCTCGATGGACGAGATGATCGCCTACATCCGCGAACACGCGCCCGAGCGATGA
- a CDS encoding BGTF surface domain-containing protein yields MTQLPHTLPTPDRDTLRRLGVVLVVAVAVVGLGLPGVAAGQTEQPPDEATPVEDPGNVDPRGDEPREREPPGVAFVDDDGQERTTVNTNGSTTDARLSITTRQPNTAVAVRSDRLTASQLFRIFAGQSPSGVARDAVPGELDDATTVNGVAMFANRVDGSDERIVIVNATAYDGSEVTFEETSAANYTFEFTAIDRPDGLADSASIAVVEEPASATFGRPLYETTAGDLTTVTVSFEDTDAGYVMIGGDERTGGSGLRNYLDVLYVEDGTTFTINTRLVGTDVPSEAAYYPESGTVVSYAHKYGPATDPQNTDEFRNLSFETASGREVAGTLAEFRAHVGIGDLPRPLQPARYRLVAGAGGDIVVRDDGIPDFRTSLARSNVRLTQPEMGTARTYVAPSQNADEVAGTSTLPDGAVEASTVAVGDRLVIAFGGNGTLGALAHVAGDPDTATDANLSHLRGLRRLREGVNLTITEVNPEVNTEPNRVELGTAAPQDAVLLTETDPDGNRVDRFYLVVDTRHRRPFRDPPEPGDRFRVEFTHELPPGERYRFVDTIPGAQPPPFDPANEPAEDGTEHFPYATEERTATTTFTFREPQVRYEQVSRQGRLVLEPNAGTQLSGTTNLAPGTPYWIRVLAGQQEPARTISVTQGTVGTNGSFGTTVDLATLDAGETIDVEFYTTKPTAPQAEQRLLDDRRGVTVRNGSAPADFEITSMTTEATVTEGESLSGLTATIRNNGSVEGRQNVTLTIENETVAGQVELLRVDESVTYTYETVFPDREPGTYNVTLATGTDSATGALLIEEQTPTATPAAEATATPTPTPTPASTQGDAGTATPTPAPGTTEPPESPTNGSETPSGDSSESALPVPPLGPQRARDALGATVIVGGAYLVDYFL; encoded by the coding sequence ATGACTCAGCTCCCACACACCCTCCCCACACCCGACCGAGACACGCTCCGGCGCCTCGGCGTCGTCCTCGTCGTCGCCGTCGCCGTCGTCGGGCTCGGTCTTCCCGGCGTCGCCGCCGGCCAGACCGAGCAACCCCCCGACGAGGCGACACCCGTCGAGGACCCCGGGAACGTGGACCCCCGCGGAGACGAGCCGCGAGAGCGGGAGCCACCCGGCGTCGCGTTCGTCGACGACGACGGCCAGGAGCGGACGACGGTCAACACGAACGGGAGCACCACCGACGCACGGCTGTCGATCACGACACGACAGCCCAACACGGCGGTGGCGGTCAGGTCCGACCGACTCACCGCGTCGCAGTTGTTCCGGATCTTCGCCGGACAGTCGCCGTCCGGCGTGGCCCGGGACGCGGTCCCGGGTGAACTCGACGACGCGACGACGGTCAACGGCGTCGCGATGTTCGCCAACCGCGTCGACGGTTCCGACGAGCGAATCGTCATCGTCAACGCGACGGCCTACGACGGCTCTGAGGTCACGTTCGAGGAGACGAGCGCGGCCAACTACACCTTCGAGTTCACCGCGATCGATCGCCCGGACGGACTGGCCGACAGCGCGAGCATCGCCGTGGTGGAGGAACCCGCCTCCGCGACCTTCGGGCGCCCGCTGTACGAGACGACCGCCGGCGACCTCACGACAGTGACGGTGTCGTTCGAGGACACCGACGCCGGCTACGTCATGATCGGGGGCGACGAACGGACCGGCGGCTCGGGGCTCCGGAACTACCTCGACGTGCTGTACGTCGAGGACGGCACGACGTTCACGATCAACACCCGGCTGGTCGGGACCGACGTGCCCTCCGAGGCCGCCTACTACCCCGAAAGCGGGACCGTCGTCAGCTACGCCCACAAGTACGGCCCGGCAACCGACCCCCAGAACACCGACGAGTTCCGGAACCTCTCGTTCGAGACGGCCAGCGGGAGGGAGGTCGCCGGCACCCTCGCCGAGTTCCGCGCCCACGTCGGGATCGGCGACCTCCCGCGGCCCCTCCAGCCCGCCCGGTACCGACTCGTCGCCGGTGCCGGCGGGGATATCGTCGTCAGAGACGACGGCATCCCGGACTTCCGGACCTCGCTGGCGCGGTCGAACGTCCGCCTGACCCAGCCCGAGATGGGGACCGCGCGGACCTACGTCGCGCCGAGCCAGAACGCCGACGAGGTGGCCGGGACGAGCACACTTCCGGACGGCGCCGTCGAGGCCTCGACCGTCGCGGTGGGTGATCGCCTCGTGATAGCGTTCGGCGGGAACGGGACGCTGGGGGCGCTGGCTCACGTCGCCGGCGACCCGGACACCGCCACCGACGCGAACCTCTCGCACCTCCGCGGACTCCGCCGGCTCCGGGAGGGGGTCAACCTCACGATCACCGAGGTCAACCCCGAGGTGAACACGGAGCCCAATCGGGTCGAGTTGGGGACCGCCGCACCGCAGGACGCGGTGTTGCTGACCGAGACCGATCCCGACGGGAACCGGGTCGACCGGTTCTACCTCGTCGTCGACACACGCCACCGCCGGCCGTTCCGTGACCCGCCCGAACCTGGCGATCGGTTCCGGGTCGAGTTTACCCACGAACTGCCGCCCGGCGAGCGCTACCGCTTCGTCGACACCATTCCCGGGGCGCAACCGCCGCCGTTCGACCCGGCGAACGAGCCCGCCGAGGACGGGACCGAACACTTCCCGTACGCCACCGAGGAGCGGACGGCGACGACGACGTTCACCTTCCGGGAGCCACAGGTCCGGTACGAACAGGTGAGCAGACAGGGTCGGCTCGTGCTGGAGCCGAACGCCGGCACGCAGCTCTCGGGGACGACGAACCTCGCGCCCGGGACGCCCTACTGGATCAGGGTCCTCGCCGGCCAGCAAGAGCCAGCCCGGACGATCTCGGTCACGCAGGGGACCGTCGGTACCAACGGGAGCTTCGGCACGACCGTCGACCTGGCGACCCTGGACGCGGGCGAGACGATCGACGTGGAGTTCTACACGACAAAGCCCACCGCTCCCCAGGCAGAACAGCGCCTCCTCGACGATCGCCGGGGCGTGACCGTCAGGAACGGCTCCGCGCCGGCCGACTTCGAGATCACGAGCATGACGACCGAGGCGACGGTCACCGAGGGCGAGTCACTGTCGGGGCTGACCGCGACGATCCGGAACAACGGGAGCGTCGAGGGACGCCAGAACGTGACCCTGACCATCGAGAACGAGACGGTCGCCGGCCAGGTCGAACTCCTCCGGGTCGACGAGTCGGTGACGTACACCTACGAGACGGTGTTCCCGGACCGCGAGCCCGGCACCTACAACGTGACACTGGCGACCGGAACCGACAGCGCGACCGGGGCCTTGCTGATCGAAGAACAGACGCCGACCGCGACGCCGGCGGCCGAGGCGACCGCGACACCAACGCCGACGCCGACACCGGCGAGCACACAGGGCGACGCTGGGACTGCAACGCCGACGCCCGCCCCCGGGACGACAGAACCACCGGAAAGCCCGACGAACGGCAGCGAGACGCCGTCGGGCGACTCGTCGGAGAGCGCGCTCCCGGTGCCGCCGCTTGGCCCACAGCGGGCGCGGGACGCGCTGGGCGCGACGGTGATCGTCGGCGGGGCCTACCTCGTCGACTACTTCCTCTAG
- a CDS encoding alpha/beta fold hydrolase has product MKLRKALGVAAGTVGATALANRLLRSRAAEFEPFLDGTQRSYRWRGFDIAYTEAGDPDDPDLVLLHGINAAGSSHEFHTVFDRLAEEYHVLAPDLPGFGHSDRPPLLYSASLLTTFVRDFVADNTADATVVASSLTGSYAAAAAREVAVEELVLVCPTDTSMGDRNVWLRSLLRSPLVGQAIYNLIVSKPSIRHFHEDHGYYDMDNLTEAVVDYEWTSGHQPGARFAPASFVSGFLDPEEDLGDVLAELDVPVTLVWGADADITPLSEGRELADRADAKLVSIDQSLLLPHVEHPAEFVGIVRGQTTIPVEE; this is encoded by the coding sequence ATGAAACTCCGAAAGGCCCTGGGTGTGGCCGCCGGGACCGTCGGCGCGACCGCGCTCGCGAACCGTCTCCTCCGGTCCCGTGCCGCCGAGTTCGAACCGTTCCTCGACGGAACCCAGCGGAGCTACCGCTGGCGTGGCTTCGACATCGCCTACACGGAGGCCGGTGACCCCGACGACCCCGACCTGGTCCTCCTCCACGGCATCAACGCCGCGGGCAGCAGCCACGAGTTCCACACAGTGTTCGACCGGCTGGCCGAAGAGTACCACGTCCTCGCCCCGGATCTGCCCGGGTTCGGACACTCCGATCGGCCGCCGCTGCTGTACTCGGCGTCGCTGTTGACGACGTTCGTCCGGGATTTCGTCGCGGACAACACCGCAGACGCGACCGTGGTCGCCTCCTCGCTGACCGGTTCCTACGCCGCGGCCGCCGCCCGCGAGGTCGCGGTCGAGGAACTGGTGTTGGTCTGTCCGACCGACACCTCGATGGGCGACCGCAACGTCTGGCTGCGCTCGCTGCTTCGCTCGCCGCTCGTGGGCCAGGCGATATACAACCTCATCGTCTCCAAACCATCGATCAGACACTTCCACGAGGACCACGGCTACTACGACATGGACAACCTCACCGAGGCGGTCGTCGACTACGAGTGGACTTCGGGCCACCAGCCCGGAGCCCGGTTCGCTCCGGCGTCGTTCGTCTCGGGCTTTCTGGACCCCGAGGAGGACCTGGGCGACGTGCTCGCCGAACTCGACGTGCCCGTGACGCTCGTCTGGGGAGCCGACGCGGACATCACGCCGCTGTCGGAAGGCCGGGAACTGGCCGACCGGGCGGACGCGAAACTCGTCTCGATCGACCAGTCGCTGTTGCTCCCACACGTCGAACACCCGGCGGAGTTCGTCGGCATCGTCCGCGGACAGACGACGATCCCGGTCGAGGAGTAA
- a CDS encoding Zn-ribbon domain-containing OB-fold protein, whose product MTDQAPDGQYDAWLDAIADGEGHYAECANGHGWLPPRRVCPTCGSRELAEKPLPDAGEVVTHTTITVPTPQFEDDAPYVTAIADFGPVSITGIVRGVDPEAVEIGTMVGIEVGERVTTGDRLVVFSPR is encoded by the coding sequence ATGACGGACCAGGCCCCCGACGGGCAGTACGACGCCTGGCTCGACGCGATCGCTGACGGGGAGGGTCACTACGCCGAGTGTGCGAACGGCCACGGCTGGCTGCCACCCCGGCGGGTCTGCCCGACCTGTGGCTCCCGAGAGCTCGCCGAGAAACCGCTTCCCGACGCCGGCGAAGTCGTCACGCACACGACGATCACGGTCCCGACGCCGCAGTTCGAGGACGACGCCCCCTACGTGACCGCGATCGCGGACTTCGGCCCGGTCTCGATCACCGGGATCGTCCGCGGCGTCGACCCCGAGGCTGTCGAGATCGGGACGATGGTCGGCATCGAGGTCGGCGAGCGAGTGACCACCGGGGACCGATTGGTTGTCTTCAGCCCGCGCTGA
- the meaB gene encoding methylmalonyl Co-A mutase-associated GTPase MeaB codes for MSELVSDVLAGKHSALARVITNIENRAPGYREQVSALHRHAGDADVIGVTGSPGAGKSTLVDKVAAAYREQGLTVGVIAIDPSSPFTGGAVLGDRIRMASNAGDMDVFFRSMSARGSLGGLSTATTDAVTALDAFGKDKIVVETVGAGQNEVDIVRTADTVAVLVPPGSGDDVQMLKAGILEIGDVFVVNKADLDGADRTVQQLKEMLQGRSGRPDTGHHGTISGTPGDGETRSADRTGETGDWDPPIVETVANRGDGVEAFLDALASHADYLDRSGRHEHQARERYAAEIRTLLREDANGLLSAELDRRGGLDGFVDDVVDRETDPYSVVDELLAPLRDCLAEDRESHHG; via the coding sequence ATGAGCGAACTGGTCTCGGACGTACTCGCGGGCAAACACAGCGCCCTTGCCCGCGTCATCACCAACATCGAGAACCGTGCGCCGGGCTACCGGGAACAGGTCTCGGCGCTCCATCGCCACGCCGGCGACGCGGACGTGATCGGCGTCACCGGCAGCCCCGGCGCCGGCAAGTCCACCCTCGTGGACAAGGTGGCGGCGGCCTACCGCGAGCAGGGTCTCACCGTCGGCGTCATCGCGATCGATCCGTCCTCACCCTTTACCGGCGGCGCGGTGCTTGGCGACCGCATCCGGATGGCCTCGAACGCCGGCGATATGGACGTGTTCTTCCGCTCGATGTCGGCCCGCGGCTCGCTGGGCGGGCTCTCGACGGCGACGACCGACGCCGTCACCGCCCTGGACGCCTTCGGGAAGGACAAGATCGTCGTGGAGACGGTCGGCGCCGGCCAAAACGAGGTCGACATCGTCCGGACTGCCGACACCGTCGCCGTGTTGGTCCCGCCGGGCAGCGGCGACGACGTGCAGATGCTCAAGGCCGGTATCCTGGAGATCGGCGACGTGTTCGTCGTCAACAAGGCCGACCTGGACGGGGCCGACAGGACCGTCCAGCAGCTAAAAGAGATGCTCCAGGGCCGCAGCGGCCGGCCCGACACCGGCCACCACGGGACCATCTCGGGGACGCCCGGCGACGGTGAGACCCGTTCGGCTGACCGAACGGGCGAGACGGGCGACTGGGACCCGCCGATCGTCGAGACGGTCGCGAACCGCGGCGACGGCGTCGAGGCGTTCCTCGACGCGCTCGCGTCCCACGCCGACTATCTCGATCGGAGCGGTCGGCACGAGCACCAGGCCCGCGAGCGGTACGCCGCGGAGATCCGGACGCTGCTGCGTGAGGACGCCAACGGCTTGCTGTCGGCCGAACTCGACCGTCGGGGTGGTCTGGACGGCTTCGTCGACGACGTGGTCGACCGCGAGACCGACCCCTACAGCGTCGTCGACGAGTTGCTGGCGCCGCTGCGGGACTGCCTCGCCGAGGACCGAGAGTCCCACCACGGTTAA
- a CDS encoding PadR family transcriptional regulator yields MSKWLQSGRRRDMCVLLAGAEDGELGGQRLKTRLESRYDTRIEPQSFYGALTALEDAGFVTHRTEGITDKYSLTEAGRRRLQEQYDWMSAQLGD; encoded by the coding sequence ATGTCAAAGTGGCTCCAGAGCGGCCGGCGACGGGACATGTGTGTCCTGCTGGCCGGCGCCGAGGACGGCGAACTCGGCGGCCAGCGGCTCAAGACCCGTCTCGAATCCCGGTACGACACGCGCATCGAACCACAGAGTTTCTACGGCGCACTCACCGCGCTCGAAGACGCCGGCTTCGTCACCCACCGGACCGAGGGCATCACGGACAAGTACTCACTGACCGAGGCCGGGCGGCGACGGCTCCAGGAGCAGTACGACTGGATGAGCGCACAGCTCGGCGACTAA
- a CDS encoding thiolase domain-containing protein gives MSDPRVAGAGVTKFGKHPERTGRDLFAEAGLEALDDSGVDPDDVDSLYYGNFMGELAEHQGHQGPLMAEAIGLDAPATRFEAACASAGAAVRGAVQALRNGEADVIVVGGAERMTNIGTAAATDALAIAADDLYEVRAGMTFPGAYALMARSYFDQYGGSHEDLAHIAVKNHEHALVNDHAQIQKEITVEDALEAPTIASPLGLYDSCPITDGAAAAVLTSESYAEAHDLDAPIAVTGTGQGGDNLALHDRPHLAQTPAADKAAAEAYADAGVGADDVDVAEVHDCFTIAEVLAIESLGLYERGEGIAAATNGETDRHGEMPVNLSGGLKAKGHPVGATGVAQLATITWLLDGSHPRADAVTDGTVGVAHNAGGTVASTTVHVLEVAE, from the coding sequence ATGTCAGACCCACGCGTAGCCGGGGCCGGTGTCACGAAGTTCGGGAAACACCCCGAACGGACCGGCCGCGATCTGTTCGCCGAGGCGGGCCTGGAAGCGCTCGACGACTCCGGCGTCGATCCCGACGATGTCGATAGCCTCTACTACGGCAACTTCATGGGCGAACTGGCCGAACACCAGGGTCACCAGGGGCCGTTGATGGCCGAGGCGATCGGGCTGGACGCGCCGGCCACGCGGTTCGAGGCCGCCTGTGCTTCTGCGGGCGCGGCCGTCCGGGGGGCGGTCCAGGCGCTCCGGAACGGCGAAGCCGACGTGATCGTCGTCGGCGGCGCCGAGCGGATGACGAACATCGGGACGGCAGCGGCGACAGACGCGCTCGCGATCGCCGCAGACGACCTCTACGAGGTCCGGGCGGGGATGACCTTCCCCGGTGCGTACGCGCTGATGGCCCGTTCGTACTTCGACCAGTACGGCGGGTCCCACGAGGACCTCGCTCACATCGCGGTGAAGAACCACGAGCACGCGCTGGTCAACGACCACGCCCAGATCCAGAAGGAGATCACCGTCGAGGACGCCCTGGAGGCGCCGACGATCGCCAGCCCGCTGGGGCTGTACGACTCCTGCCCGATCACCGACGGGGCCGCCGCGGCGGTGCTGACAAGCGAGTCCTACGCCGAGGCCCACGACCTCGACGCGCCCATCGCCGTCACCGGCACCGGCCAGGGCGGGGACAACCTCGCGTTGCACGACCGTCCACACCTCGCACAGACGCCCGCCGCCGACAAGGCAGCAGCGGAGGCCTACGCCGACGCCGGCGTCGGTGCCGACGACGTGGACGTAGCGGAAGTCCACGACTGCTTCACGATCGCCGAAGTGCTGGCTATCGAGTCGCTGGGCCTGTACGAGCGCGGCGAGGGGATCGCCGCCGCGACGAACGGCGAGACGGATCGCCACGGTGAGATGCCCGTGAACCTCTCGGGCGGGCTGAAGGCCAAGGGCCACCCGGTCGGCGCGACCGGGGTCGCGCAGCTGGCGACGATCACCTGGCTGCTGGACGGGTCCCATCCGCGGGCCGACGCCGTCACCGACGGGACGGTCGGCGTCGCACACAACGCCGGGGGGACGGTCGCGTCTACGACGGTCCACGTTCTGGAGGTGGCGGAATGA